In Arthrobacter sp. UKPF54-2, the following are encoded in one genomic region:
- a CDS encoding septum formation initiator family protein, with protein sequence MATRRPKVPRAAAAAPASQPAGRAETDGADVIRADFGGTRPGTAPGAGPHPTSQPKSQPNSASDGGNRTPAGAAPGAARTAAARAAAAKAGRSADSAAAEDSDPVPAKAFSGRMLALGLVMIAITILLAPSVKIFLEKRAEIAELEADISAKQAKQTDLKRQVSRWQDPNYVKQQARDRINMVMPGETGYWVFGSDLPAGTSGAGTAPGTATDPANLPWVDSLWESIRRSATD encoded by the coding sequence ATGGCAACCCGCCGTCCCAAGGTTCCCCGGGCCGCCGCTGCGGCCCCGGCGTCCCAGCCCGCCGGCCGGGCGGAAACCGACGGCGCCGACGTCATCCGGGCCGATTTCGGCGGGACACGGCCGGGCACCGCACCCGGCGCCGGTCCCCACCCCACATCCCAACCCAAATCCCAGCCCAACAGTGCCTCCGACGGCGGCAACCGCACCCCCGCCGGGGCGGCGCCCGGCGCCGCCAGGACGGCCGCGGCCCGTGCGGCCGCAGCGAAGGCAGGCCGGTCCGCGGACTCCGCCGCAGCGGAGGACTCCGATCCGGTCCCGGCCAAGGCCTTCTCCGGCCGCATGCTGGCCCTGGGCCTTGTGATGATCGCGATCACCATCCTGCTGGCGCCGTCGGTCAAGATCTTCCTCGAAAAGCGCGCCGAAATCGCGGAGCTGGAAGCCGACATTTCGGCCAAGCAGGCGAAGCAGACGGACCTCAAGCGCCAGGTCTCCCGCTGGCAGGACCCGAACTATGTGAAGCAGCAGGCCCGCGACCGCATTAACATGGTTATGCCCGGCGAAACCGGCTACTGGGTTTTCGGCAGCGATCTTCCTGCCGGAACGTCCGGTGCCGGCACCGCGCCGGGCACAGCCACAGACCCCGCCAACCTGCCGTGGGTGGATTCCCTCTGGGAGTCCATCAGGCGTTCGGCAACAGACTAG
- a CDS encoding Ppx/GppA phosphatase family protein: MTRVAAIDCGTNSIRLLIADAADAGGTTPRLTDVVREMRVVRLGQGVDATGVFAQEALERTLEAARDYAGLIRRHGATKVRFVATSATRDARNRQVFIDGVRELLGVEPEVITGDEEAALSFAGASSVLPSRGKDPVLVVDLGGGSTEFVLGDADGVIAAKSVDVGCVRMTERHLVGDPPTAAQIAAAEADVDAAISHAALTVPLERATAVIGVAGSVTTITAHALKLAEYSPAAIHGTELDLATAREACTSLLEMAREDRAALPYMHPGRVDVIGAGGLVWRRVLERMADATHGRITSAVSSEHDILDGIALSILP; this comes from the coding sequence GTGACCCGCGTGGCCGCGATCGACTGCGGCACCAACTCCATCCGCCTGCTGATCGCCGACGCGGCGGACGCCGGCGGCACCACCCCCCGGCTCACCGACGTCGTGCGGGAAATGCGCGTGGTCCGGCTCGGCCAGGGCGTCGACGCCACCGGGGTATTCGCCCAGGAGGCGCTGGAGCGGACCCTCGAGGCGGCCCGCGACTATGCCGGTCTGATCCGCCGCCACGGCGCCACAAAGGTCCGCTTCGTGGCCACCTCCGCCACCCGGGACGCCCGCAACCGGCAGGTCTTCATCGACGGCGTCCGCGAGCTGCTCGGCGTCGAACCCGAAGTGATCACCGGCGATGAGGAGGCCGCACTGTCGTTCGCCGGTGCCAGCAGCGTCCTGCCCTCGCGGGGCAAGGACCCGGTCCTCGTGGTGGACCTCGGCGGCGGCAGCACCGAATTCGTACTTGGCGACGCCGACGGCGTCATCGCCGCCAAATCGGTCGACGTCGGCTGCGTCCGGATGACCGAACGCCACCTGGTGGGCGACCCGCCCACCGCCGCCCAGATCGCCGCTGCGGAAGCCGACGTCGACGCCGCCATCAGCCACGCGGCGCTGACGGTGCCGCTGGAGCGAGCCACCGCCGTGATCGGCGTGGCGGGATCCGTCACCACCATCACCGCCCACGCACTGAAGCTGGCCGAGTACTCCCCGGCGGCCATTCACGGCACGGAACTGGACCTGGCCACGGCCCGCGAGGCCTGCACCTCGCTGCTGGAAATGGCCCGGGAGGACCGCGCGGCCCTGCCGTACATGCATCCCGGACGCGTGGACGTCATCGGCGCCGGCGGCCTCGTCTGGCGCCGGGTGCTGGAACGGATGGCGGACGCCACCCACGGCCGGATCACGTCCGCCGTCAGCAGTGAACACGATATTCTTGACGGGATTGCCCTGAGCATCCTGCCCTGA
- a CDS encoding NAD(P)/FAD-dependent oxidoreductase, with protein sequence MASTPQLQDRPRVLVVGGGYVGLYVALKLQKKIANAGGIVTVVDPLPYMTYQPFLPEVAGGNIEARHAVVSHRQHLKQTELIQGRVTSIDHANRTAVVAPTDGGENFEIPYFDVVLAAGAITRTFPIKGLAEKGIGLKTIEEAVALRNGVLERIEAGSLMTDPVERARALTFVVVGGGFAGIECITEMEDLARAAVKNNPRVKQEEVRFVLVEAMGRIMPEVTAKQAEWVVEHLRSRGIEVLLNTSLDNAEGSLKLINLPDKTPAQEFESDTLVWTAGVQANPMVRSTDFPLEPRGRVRVLADLRVSGDEGIVENAWAAGDIAAVPDLTGSGLPDGTCVPNAQHALRQAKRLAKNLWASRWEKELKDYKHKNLGAVAGFGEWKGVANINLIGRIGLKGPLAWLAHRGYHGLAMPTVERKIRVISGWFWQLFLGRDTTQLMDLDNPRGAFEAAAKPAPKPAAAPAAPAAEKPAEAPAKEAAPANSK encoded by the coding sequence ATGGCATCCACCCCTCAGCTCCAGGACCGTCCCAGGGTACTCGTCGTCGGCGGCGGGTACGTCGGCCTGTACGTAGCCCTCAAACTGCAGAAGAAGATCGCAAACGCCGGTGGCATCGTCACCGTCGTCGATCCGCTGCCCTACATGACCTACCAGCCCTTCCTCCCCGAGGTCGCCGGCGGCAACATCGAGGCACGCCACGCCGTCGTCTCGCACCGCCAGCACCTCAAGCAGACCGAACTGATCCAGGGCCGCGTCACCTCGATCGACCACGCCAACCGTACGGCCGTGGTGGCGCCGACCGACGGCGGCGAAAACTTCGAGATCCCGTACTTCGACGTTGTGCTGGCCGCCGGTGCGATCACCCGCACGTTCCCGATCAAGGGCCTCGCGGAGAAGGGCATCGGCCTGAAGACCATCGAGGAGGCCGTCGCCCTGCGCAACGGTGTCCTGGAGCGCATTGAAGCCGGCTCCCTGATGACCGACCCGGTCGAGCGTGCCCGCGCCCTGACCTTCGTCGTCGTCGGCGGCGGCTTCGCCGGCATCGAATGCATCACGGAAATGGAAGACCTGGCCCGCGCCGCGGTCAAGAACAACCCCCGCGTCAAGCAGGAAGAAGTCCGCTTCGTCCTGGTCGAGGCCATGGGCCGGATCATGCCCGAGGTCACGGCCAAGCAGGCCGAATGGGTCGTCGAGCACCTGCGCAGCCGCGGCATCGAGGTGCTCCTGAACACCTCCCTCGACAACGCCGAGGGCTCCCTGAAGCTCATCAACCTGCCGGACAAGACCCCCGCGCAGGAATTCGAATCGGACACCCTCGTTTGGACCGCCGGCGTGCAGGCCAACCCGATGGTCCGCTCCACCGACTTCCCGCTGGAGCCCCGCGGCCGCGTCCGCGTCCTCGCCGACCTGCGCGTCTCCGGCGACGAAGGCATCGTCGAGAACGCCTGGGCCGCCGGCGACATCGCCGCCGTGCCGGACCTCACCGGCAGCGGACTGCCCGACGGCACCTGCGTTCCGAATGCCCAGCACGCCCTGCGCCAGGCCAAGCGCCTCGCCAAGAACCTGTGGGCCTCCCGCTGGGAAAAGGAGCTCAAGGACTACAAGCACAAGAACCTGGGCGCCGTCGCCGGCTTCGGCGAATGGAAGGGTGTTGCCAACATCAACCTCATCGGCCGGATCGGCCTCAAGGGCCCGCTGGCCTGGCTGGCGCACCGCGGCTACCACGGCCTGGCCATGCCGACCGTCGAGCGCAAGATCCGCGTGATCTCCGGCTGGTTCTGGCAGCTCTTCCTGGGCCGCGACACCACCCAGTTGATGGACCTGGACAACCCGCGCGGCGCCTTCGAAGCCGCGGCGAAGCCGGCTCCGAAGCCGGCCGCCGCACCGGCGGCTCCGGCCGCCGAGAAGCCGGCCGAGGCTCCTGCCAAGGAAGCTGCACCGGCCAACTCCAAGTAG
- a CDS encoding N-acetyltransferase, which yields MTPAEKDLLTLLATMKPVIREGEYVYALWPHGKPLAGHIAAAVREAEGLTVVLPREDADAQGLRYDFVAAWITLQVHSSLEALGLTAAVSAALTEAKISCNVLAGFHHDHLLVPVADAERALEVLHELSAASRTANGGGQQPVPTLRLRTEEPEDRQSILALTAAAFSVSPVTGLPVEGEPEEVDLLRRLFECREYLPDFSIVAELDGEIVGHVISTRGRAGELELLGLGPIGVAPRLQRHGIGSALMKETIDRANSAGERGIALLGSPGYYARFGFVPSTSLGVQPPDPAWGDHFQLLPLALWPGGVNGAFRYAEPFNGPPAAS from the coding sequence ATGACTCCCGCCGAAAAGGATCTGCTCACCCTGCTCGCGACCATGAAGCCGGTAATCCGCGAGGGCGAGTACGTCTACGCGCTGTGGCCGCACGGCAAACCGCTGGCCGGCCACATTGCGGCCGCCGTGCGCGAAGCCGAGGGCCTGACGGTAGTCCTGCCGCGCGAGGACGCCGATGCCCAGGGCCTGAGGTACGACTTCGTGGCCGCCTGGATCACCCTGCAGGTACATTCCTCGCTCGAGGCCCTGGGGCTGACCGCGGCCGTCAGCGCGGCCCTGACGGAAGCGAAAATCAGCTGCAACGTCCTCGCCGGCTTCCACCACGACCACCTGCTGGTTCCCGTGGCCGACGCCGAACGCGCGCTGGAGGTTCTGCACGAGCTCTCCGCGGCCAGCCGCACCGCGAACGGCGGCGGCCAGCAGCCCGTGCCCACCCTCCGGCTCCGCACCGAGGAGCCGGAGGACCGGCAGTCCATCCTGGCCCTCACGGCGGCAGCGTTCTCCGTTTCGCCCGTCACGGGTCTGCCGGTCGAAGGGGAACCGGAGGAAGTGGACCTGCTGCGGCGGCTCTTCGAATGCCGGGAGTACCTGCCCGACTTCAGTATCGTGGCGGAGCTCGACGGTGAGATTGTGGGCCATGTGATCAGCACACGGGGCCGGGCGGGGGAGCTGGAACTGCTGGGTCTCGGCCCGATCGGGGTGGCCCCGCGGCTGCAGCGCCACGGAATCGGCTCGGCGCTGATGAAGGAAACCATCGACCGGGCGAACTCAGCGGGGGAGCGGGGCATCGCCTTGCTGGGCAGCCCGGGATACTACGCACGGTTCGGCTTTGTTCCCTCCACCTCCCTCGGCGTGCAGCCCCCGGACCCGGCCTGGGGCGACCACTTCCAGCTGCTGCCGCTGGCCCTCTGGCCCGGGGGCGTCAACGGAGCGTTCCGTTACGCCGAGCCTTTCAACGGCCCGCCGGCGGCCTCTTAG
- the eno gene encoding phosphopyruvate hydratase, producing MALIDAIHAREILDSRGNPTVEVEVLLSDGQIGRAAVPSGASTGEHEAVELRDGDKGRYLGKGVQKAVDAVIDQIAPALIGFDATDQRSIDQSMIDLDGTANKSKLGANAILGVSLAVANAAAASADLPLYKYLGGPNAHVLPVPLMNILNGGSHADSDVDIQEFMVVPLGAETFSEGLRWGVEVYHALKAVLQSKGLATGLGDEGGFAPNLPSNRAALDLIQEAIRNAGYTPGKDIALALDVASSEFFKDGAYQFEGKTLSSAEMSAYYAELVADYPLVSIEDPLDENDWEGWKTLTDTIGDKVQIVGDDLFVTNPERLQTGIDAKTANSLLVKVNQIGSLTETLDAVSLAQRNGYTTITSHRSGETEDTTIADISVATNAGQIKTGAPARSERVAKYNQLLRIEEELDDAARYAGRSAFPRFKG from the coding sequence ATGGCGCTTATCGATGCCATCCACGCCCGCGAGATCCTCGATTCCCGCGGCAACCCCACCGTAGAAGTTGAAGTCCTGCTCTCCGACGGCCAGATCGGCCGCGCAGCAGTCCCCTCCGGCGCCTCCACGGGCGAACACGAGGCCGTAGAGCTCCGCGACGGAGACAAGGGCCGTTACCTCGGCAAGGGCGTCCAGAAGGCCGTCGACGCCGTCATCGACCAGATCGCCCCCGCTCTGATCGGCTTCGACGCGACCGATCAGCGCAGCATCGACCAGTCGATGATCGACCTGGACGGCACCGCCAACAAGAGCAAGCTCGGCGCCAACGCGATCCTCGGCGTCTCCCTCGCCGTCGCCAACGCGGCTGCCGCCTCCGCCGACCTGCCGCTGTACAAGTACCTGGGCGGCCCGAACGCGCACGTCCTGCCGGTGCCGCTGATGAACATCCTCAACGGCGGATCGCACGCCGACTCCGACGTCGACATCCAGGAATTCATGGTGGTCCCGCTCGGCGCCGAGACCTTCTCCGAGGGCCTGCGCTGGGGCGTCGAGGTCTACCACGCGCTCAAGGCCGTGCTGCAGTCCAAGGGCCTGGCCACCGGCCTGGGCGACGAGGGCGGCTTCGCCCCGAACCTGCCCTCCAACCGCGCGGCCCTGGACCTGATCCAGGAAGCCATCAGGAACGCCGGCTACACCCCGGGCAAGGACATCGCCCTGGCCCTGGACGTCGCCTCCTCCGAGTTCTTCAAGGACGGCGCCTACCAGTTCGAAGGCAAGACCCTCAGCTCCGCCGAGATGAGCGCCTACTACGCCGAACTGGTGGCCGACTACCCGCTGGTCTCGATCGAAGACCCGCTGGACGAGAATGACTGGGAGGGCTGGAAGACCCTCACGGACACGATCGGCGACAAGGTCCAGATCGTGGGCGATGACCTGTTCGTGACGAACCCGGAGCGCCTGCAGACCGGCATCGACGCCAAGACCGCCAACTCCCTGCTGGTCAAGGTCAACCAGATCGGTTCGCTGACCGAGACCCTGGACGCCGTCTCCCTGGCCCAGCGCAACGGTTACACCACCATCACCTCGCACCGCTCCGGCGAAACCGAGGACACCACCATCGCCGACATCTCGGTGGCCACCAACGCCGGCCAGATCAAGACCGGCGCCCCGGCCCGGTCCGAGCGCGTTGCCAAGTACAACCAGCTGCTGCGCATCGAAGAGGAACTCGACGACGCCGCACGCTACGCCGGCCGCAGCGCGTTCCCGCGTTTCAAAGGCTAG
- a CDS encoding ABC transporter substrate-binding protein yields the protein MPASSTTTETPLKLGSLLPTTGSLAFLGPPEIAGVNLGIKEINDAGGVLGKPVEVIHRDSGDTKTDIATQSTSALLGQGVSAIIGAASSGVSKTVINQITGAGVIQFSPANTSPDFTAWDDKGLYWRTAPSDVLQGKVLGNYMTTCGAQTVGMIVLNDAYGTGLAKNVQAAVEAAGGKVVAQELFNEGDSQFSSQVDKVLAAKPDAIALITFDQAKSIVPLMTGKGVKPTQIFMVDGNMSDYSKDFKAGTLKGAQGTIPGTFAKDDFKKKLLAIDPALKDYSYAGESYDAVNLIALAAEAAKSTKGVDIAKQLKAVSEGGEKCNNFASCVTLLRNGKDIDYDGQSGPVTFSDAGDPTEAYIGIYEFQDDNTYKPVKEEFGKL from the coding sequence GTGCCTGCTTCCTCGACCACCACCGAGACCCCGCTCAAGCTCGGCTCACTGCTGCCGACCACCGGCTCCCTGGCCTTCCTCGGCCCGCCCGAAATCGCGGGCGTCAACCTTGGCATCAAGGAAATCAACGACGCCGGCGGCGTCCTGGGCAAGCCCGTCGAGGTGATCCACCGCGACTCCGGTGATACGAAGACTGACATCGCCACGCAGTCCACGTCCGCGCTCCTGGGCCAGGGCGTCAGCGCCATCATCGGCGCCGCGTCCTCGGGCGTCTCCAAGACCGTGATCAACCAGATCACCGGCGCCGGCGTTATCCAGTTCTCGCCGGCCAACACCTCGCCGGACTTCACCGCCTGGGACGACAAGGGCCTCTACTGGCGCACCGCCCCCTCCGATGTGCTGCAGGGCAAGGTCCTCGGAAACTACATGACCACCTGCGGCGCCCAGACCGTCGGGATGATCGTGCTGAACGACGCTTACGGCACCGGGCTGGCCAAGAACGTGCAGGCGGCAGTTGAAGCCGCCGGCGGCAAGGTCGTGGCACAGGAGCTCTTCAACGAAGGCGACTCCCAGTTCAGCAGCCAGGTGGACAAGGTCCTGGCCGCCAAACCGGACGCGATTGCCCTGATCACCTTCGACCAGGCCAAGAGCATCGTGCCGCTGATGACAGGCAAGGGCGTCAAGCCCACCCAGATCTTCATGGTGGACGGCAACATGTCCGACTACAGCAAGGACTTCAAGGCGGGCACCCTGAAGGGCGCCCAGGGCACCATCCCGGGCACCTTCGCCAAGGATGACTTCAAGAAGAAGCTCCTCGCGATCGATCCCGCGCTCAAGGATTACAGCTACGCAGGAGAGTCCTACGACGCCGTGAACCTGATCGCACTGGCTGCAGAAGCGGCCAAGAGCACCAAGGGCGTGGACATTGCCAAGCAGCTCAAGGCAGTCTCCGAAGGCGGCGAGAAGTGCAACAACTTCGCCTCCTGCGTCACCCTGCTCCGCAACGGCAAGGACATCGACTACGACGGCCAGTCCGGCCCCGTAACGTTCTCCGACGCCGGCGACCCGACGGAAGCCTACATCGGCATCTACGAGTTCCAGGATGACAACACCTACAAGCCCGTCAAGGAAGAATTCGGCAAGCTGTAA
- a CDS encoding DUF501 domain-containing protein has translation MVEGSRRPSARDLDVLSRQLGRPVRDVVEIPARCVCGNPLVAATSPRLSNGTPFPTTFYLTHPVITSAVSRLEAAGLMNEMNDRLGADPALAAGYRAAHEAYLQSRAEIGARSGIGSVPEIDGVSAGGMPTRVKCLHVLVGHSLAAGPGVNPLGDEAIAGISQWWTRERCYCDGAWDTGGEAPSQDLSRHGPQGRPDIVGRPAPVRKARTETTAVNADADADADAGAGQ, from the coding sequence ATCGTCGAGGGGTCCCGCCGGCCGTCGGCCCGCGACCTGGACGTCCTCAGCCGCCAGCTCGGCCGGCCGGTGCGCGACGTCGTCGAAATCCCCGCCCGCTGCGTGTGCGGCAACCCGCTCGTGGCAGCCACCTCGCCGCGGCTCAGCAACGGCACGCCGTTCCCCACCACGTTCTACCTCACCCACCCGGTCATCACCTCCGCCGTGTCACGGCTGGAAGCGGCCGGGCTGATGAACGAAATGAACGACCGGCTCGGCGCCGACCCCGCCCTGGCGGCGGGCTACCGTGCCGCGCACGAGGCCTACCTGCAGTCCCGGGCGGAGATCGGGGCCCGGTCCGGCATCGGCTCCGTGCCCGAGATCGACGGGGTCTCCGCCGGTGGCATGCCCACCCGCGTCAAGTGCCTGCACGTCCTGGTGGGGCACTCGCTCGCGGCCGGACCCGGCGTCAACCCCCTCGGCGACGAGGCCATCGCCGGCATCAGCCAATGGTGGACGCGGGAGCGCTGCTACTGCGACGGCGCCTGGGACACCGGGGGAGAGGCCCCCTCGCAGGACCTGAGCCGGCACGGACCGCAGGGGCGTCCGGACATCGTTGGCCGTCCCGCCCCGGTCCGCAAGGCCCGCACGGAGACCACCGCCGTTAACGCGGACGCAGACGCGGACGCGGACGCCGGGGCAGGCCAGTGA
- a CDS encoding S8 family serine peptidase has translation MTRATARHRRNASALMALALAGGSTAGALSGAPAAHADATRDKEYWLAESGITKAWEVSKGANVKVAVIDSGVDGKHPDLKGVLAGGADVSGAGAADGQKSIGAKPEHGTLVATMLAGRGHQPASSTASPSPSPGTGVGPDGIVGVAPEAQILSVSTWLGSANPGGKSDQDQIPAAVRWAVDNGARVINISLGSTSPEWPQSWDAAFLYAEQKDVVIVAAAGNRVGGNIQVGAPATIPGVLTVAGLDRKGVASIDSSSQGISIGVAAPAENLVGGLPGGGYAEWAGTSGATPVVAGVAALIRSKWPDMSASQVINRIVSTAKDAGLPGKDPLYGFGVLNAEAALKADVPESAVNPLGSISDWIRVHRRGNPVSSAPAAQPSPSSAAPTLPEATVPAAQAPSPADSAVPAMVVLGFGGLFVCIIAAAAIQLRRAVRGTAEQPAGPETSALDAVDSGSPGS, from the coding sequence ATGACCAGAGCAACAGCCCGGCACCGCCGGAACGCCTCCGCGTTGATGGCCCTGGCCCTGGCCGGCGGCAGCACCGCGGGCGCGCTGTCGGGTGCCCCGGCCGCCCACGCGGATGCCACCCGGGACAAGGAATACTGGCTGGCCGAATCCGGCATCACCAAGGCCTGGGAGGTCTCCAAGGGCGCCAACGTCAAGGTCGCCGTGATTGACAGCGGCGTCGACGGCAAGCACCCGGACCTCAAAGGTGTGCTGGCCGGGGGAGCGGACGTCTCCGGCGCGGGGGCGGCCGACGGCCAGAAGAGCATCGGCGCCAAGCCAGAACACGGCACGCTCGTTGCCACTATGCTGGCCGGCCGGGGACACCAGCCGGCGTCCTCCACCGCCAGCCCCAGCCCATCGCCGGGCACCGGCGTCGGCCCCGACGGGATCGTGGGGGTGGCCCCCGAGGCGCAGATCCTTTCCGTGTCCACCTGGCTGGGATCGGCCAACCCGGGCGGCAAGAGCGACCAGGACCAGATTCCCGCCGCGGTCCGCTGGGCCGTGGACAACGGAGCCCGCGTCATCAACATCTCGCTCGGCAGCACCTCACCGGAGTGGCCGCAAAGCTGGGATGCGGCGTTCCTGTACGCCGAGCAGAAGGACGTGGTGATCGTCGCCGCCGCCGGCAACCGTGTCGGCGGCAACATCCAGGTGGGGGCCCCGGCCACCATCCCCGGGGTGCTGACGGTGGCCGGCCTGGACCGCAAGGGCGTCGCCAGCATCGACTCCTCCTCCCAGGGCATCAGCATCGGCGTCGCCGCCCCGGCCGAGAACCTGGTGGGCGGCCTGCCCGGCGGAGGCTACGCCGAGTGGGCCGGAACCTCCGGCGCCACCCCGGTTGTGGCCGGCGTTGCGGCCCTGATCCGGTCCAAATGGCCGGACATGTCGGCGAGCCAGGTCATCAACCGGATCGTCAGTACGGCGAAAGACGCCGGGCTGCCCGGCAAGGACCCGCTTTATGGCTTCGGGGTGCTCAACGCGGAGGCGGCCCTGAAGGCCGATGTCCCGGAGAGCGCGGTCAACCCCCTCGGCTCAATTTCCGACTGGATTCGCGTCCATCGGAGGGGCAATCCTGTGAGTTCCGCGCCCGCTGCGCAGCCCAGCCCCTCCAGCGCGGCTCCGACGCTGCCCGAGGCGACCGTTCCGGCTGCGCAGGCGCCCTCGCCTGCCGACAGCGCCGTCCCGGCGATGGTGGTGCTCGGCTTCGGCGGGCTCTTTGTCTGCATTATCGCCGCGGCCGCCATCCAGCTCCGCCGGGCTGTGCGCGGCACGGCGGAGCAACCGGCCGGGCCGGAAACGAGCGCGCTGGATGCCGTGGACTCCGGCAGCCCCGGGAGTTAG